A stretch of DNA from Halobacteriovorax vibrionivorans:
TAAGAGATTGAATTAATTATGTAACAACTATTATTTATTAACATTAGCTAATTTGGAAAAACATCCATTCTGCCAACTCAGTTTTGCACGATCACTAAAGTTCAAATGATTTCAAAGCTTTTTGCGATAGATGGGATTGGCCATACTTGTCTATGATAAATCCAATAAATTTATGCTTATTGAGATAAAGAAGAGCATCCTTAACACAAAGATTCATTAAAATAGTGGCGGTTGTATCAGATGAAATTGCATCATCAGCAATTACTGTAGTAGCAATAATTTCATCATTACTACATCCATTCTTAGGATTAATTATATGGTGGTCAGCTTGGTTCTTTTCATGTTCATTAAAATGAATATATCCACCTGAGGAAGCAACACTTCCTTTTGATAATTGAATTACGCCGATTGATTTTGAACTATCTTTAGACAAGGGATTACGAATTCCGATTCGCCATGGCCTTGGAGCACTATTATGTGAATGAACCCGAATATCACCAGAACCATTTACATAGAAATTAATAATTCCTTCTTTTTTAAGAAATTCATAAACACAGTCTACGGCATAGCCTTTCCCAATACCGCCAAGCCCAATACGCATTTGTTCATGTGGTAGATAGATAGTCTTTGTTAGATGGTTTAATTTAATTTTTCGATAATCGATGTGTGCTTGAGCCTGTGTTCTCTCTAAAAAAGATAGAGTCCTTCCATCATTTTTTGCTTTTCTCCATATATGTCCCACACTTGCAAAAGAGATATCGAAAACACCTTTCGAAGCTTTTGATATTTGAAGGGATCTTTTTACTAGATTAAATATTTCATTATCAACCTTTACTGGTTTTATTCCAGCAAAATCATTAACCCTATTGAATGGACTGTCACAAAAGTCAGTTAACTTAGCTTGGATGCGATGTACTTCCTCTTCAGCTTTTTTGAAGATGCTTATAACATCATGCTTAGATAAATGAGTTTGAGGAAAACAGAGTAATTGAAACTCGCCTCCCATTGCTCTAAATTTATGCTCACAGCGAATGGTACTTTCCCCTTCAATTTTTAGTGACACTATAAATCCTTGGGTGGCTTATCTGAGCTATAAAGTATAATCATATTATTATCAATCACAATAGAACGTGGAAGCTCTGTTACATTTAACATCTTTGAAGTAGTGCGATCGCGATCTTCAAGAATCAAAAAAGAGAATTGATATTTTTTCATAAATTTCTTTATTTTCTTTTTCTTCTCTCCTGCATTAACTGCAACAAAGAGGATACCTTTAGACTCGTATTTTTTCTTTAAGGCCTCGAGTTCATCTAATTCTTGGATACACGCCGTACACCATGAAGCCCAAAAGTTTAGATAAATCTTTTTATATTTCTTAGTTGCAGACTTTAGTTGAAAACTTTCTTTCTTGTCATATATAGGAAGAGTAAAATCCTTAATGGTTTGCGCATTGATATTTAATGAAAGTAAAAAAGTAATTAAAAGTAGTATCTTTTTCATAAAAAACCTAGAATTGAAATCCGATTGATGACTGAATATATGCATAGATCAGTCCATTTGAGCGTTTAGCAGCAGTTATACCATTATTCCAAACCATTTCTTCAAAGTCGATTCCATAGATTGTCTGGGTATCATAATGACTTGTTAACATAGTAGACAATTCGTATGACGAAAAGTCCTCAAGGTCCGAATCACTTGTCATAAATTCCTTAGCAGTATCAAATGAGTCAGCATAATACTCAACACTTGATTGATTGTGAAAGCGAAGAGCAACTTCAAAAAAGTCTTCATCATCATTTATTTCTTTTAGAAATGCTAAACGAATAGTATGGGCATCCAGATCCCATTGATCAAAGTAA
This window harbors:
- a CDS encoding FAD:protein FMN transferase produces the protein MSLKIEGESTIRCEHKFRAMGGEFQLLCFPQTHLSKHDVISIFKKAEEEVHRIQAKLTDFCDSPFNRVNDFAGIKPVKVDNEIFNLVKRSLQISKASKGVFDISFASVGHIWRKAKNDGRTLSFLERTQAQAHIDYRKIKLNHLTKTIYLPHEQMRIGLGGIGKGYAVDCVYEFLKKEGIINFYVNGSGDIRVHSHNSAPRPWRIGIRNPLSKDSSKSIGVIQLSKGSVASSGGYIHFNEHEKNQADHHIINPKNGCSNDEIIATTVIADDAISSDTTATILMNLCVKDALLYLNKHKFIGFIIDKYGQSHLSQKALKSFEL
- a CDS encoding TlpA disulfide reductase family protein; translation: MKKILLLITFLLSLNINAQTIKDFTLPIYDKKESFQLKSATKKYKKIYLNFWASWCTACIQELDELEALKKKYESKGILFVAVNAGEKKKKIKKFMKKYQFSFLILEDRDRTTSKMLNVTELPRSIVIDNNMIILYSSDKPPKDL